ACAAAAACATTCTTTTGCAGGCTAATGGGCTGTCACTAATAACATAATATAGGAAATCGTATTGTGGACTAGATGGTTTTTGTCGGCATTCTCTCCCTTTCGCCTCAAATAGCCCTCATAGTCCCTGCAGAAGACACCAAAACTCCTGGCTCCCCAGGTGTGTATTTGAAGAAGGCTAATGAAATAGAAGCGTAGAGGCCATTTGGTGACAGTCTGTTACAGAGTCATCATTTCATGAAGCAGACGTCAGTGGTTTCCTAAAATTAGGCCAACTAAAGTACTTTTTAAGCTATCAGAATCCAGTAAAGCTAAAGAAATCTGTCTTGCACAAGTGAAAAGTATGTAAATAGTGTCCAAGTTCCTAGTGCCAGTACACTTGCTCCTCCCCACAAGTTTCTTTGTGTataatattcccattttatagaagtAATAGTGTCCATTTGTTTACAAGCTTTAGGTGCGTATTCTTCACTGCCTGTTGAAGTTCCCCAGAACCACAAACGCTTCATCTGTGACCTGACTCAAGCTGATCGTCTTGCAATCTATGATTATGTCCTGGAAGAGACGAAGAAACAGAGGTCCAGATCCCAAGCCACCGAAAATGACAGCGATCTCTTTGTAGATTTGGCAGCTAAAGTCACCCAAGGTTTGAGAAATATTCCAGTTCATGAGTTTTACAACTTAAAATGGCAGTGTTTGTCATCTTCAAATGTTGTCACATTTCTACAGTTAGAGGGATTTGGTTGAACGTTTATTCAGGTTTGaattaataaaatgtaaacaaaattgtgGATTCTAGGAAAAGGGCAAAAATTATGCAAACTAGCCTGGAAAAGAGCTGGCAAATACTCTTTTTGTATtatagttctttttaaaaaaaacaaaaaacaaaaaaaccttcaggtCCTGTAATGTGGTGGTCTATGTGTAGTTGCCTATTGTATCTTTCTCCTTTCCATCTTCAATTCTGCCAGCTTCCTGTCCAAACAGTTGTACTGCTCTTCGCTCATTGTATCTATTGCCTGCATCTCAGCAGGAGGAGGGATCCTTCATTTCTGCTGCAACAGGCCTGCACTTCTTTGGCTCACAACTGAGTGTGAAATATTGCAAGATTTCTGCTGTGAAAGCTGATAGGAGTAAAGCAGCATGGAATACTAACAGTAGAAATGTGATAAGAGACACATGATAGTCTTTTGGCACAAAGAAAATTCTGGCTAAATATATAAACTAGTGAGACAGATCAGGACTCCTCCAATTACTATATTCTGTAAAACGTACAATATGCATGCAAGGAAAAAATGCCTTCTTTCTGGAGCCCGATCCTGCAAAAGGATCTGCATGACCATAGACATTTACATTTGCTGGATTGATGCCTCTGTTTGCTAGACTTCAGCAGTTCAGTAATATggattttgaaaatgtgatttgTAAAATAGTATTTAGgagtgttctttttttaaataacttatttCAAGTCACTAAATAAGTGGTCTTATTGCAGTGTCTCAGAGTCCATGTAATAATCTTGTATGGTTGCTTGAATGCCTTTTATTTTGGTTGTTGATTTTGGTCTTTATTGTGTAAGCAGATCTCTTCCAGTTTTCTCTCCAACTTCCCTAGACACTGTTTGATGCTATAAATAAATACCAGAGAAACATCTATTAAAAGAACTTGACACAAACTTACCTTTAGTCCTATAAGCAGCACCATTCTAAGACAGCCCAATTAGGTGTTCTCAAGTACCGATGTATTGtctctgaaattttgtttttagtttgctTAACCACTTGTTTCACCTTCAATTTGTATTAGATGATGGTCAAAAAGGTCCAAAGTCTCATCTTGAAATCCTGGCAGAAATGCGGGACTATAAAAGACGGCGGCAGTCGTACAGAGCTAAGAATGTGCATATAACAAAGAAATCTTACACTGAGGTGAGCATCAAATGCTTTTGTAGAGAGTGAAAGCCCTTGCAGGCATTAGAATGCTTAATCTTTTCATGGTGTACGCTCGCTAATGTGCTCTATTCAGATTAGTAAAAACAGTTTTAACTACAATGCCTAGGCAAAAAAATCTTAAAGAAACTTTTTGACCAGGTCTGAAGATGTGGGTTAGTAAATGTGTTAGCAATTTTATAAAGCTCAAAAAGAAATGTTAATGGTTTAAAGTATATTTTCTCCTCTGGTTGATTGTCACTGTTTCCTGATATCATTTTGTGGCTATCCTTTAGTTTGAGCTATGTCAATTTGAAAGTTACATAAACTACTTAGAGGGGAACTGCAGGGTTAAAAACCatatgtatttaaaatgtatttttccttacCCCAATTACGGTACCGACAGCTGAGactgttaaaaatgaaataactttaaaaatcttgTGCCCATCatggtgtttattttatttttcttcatttgaatAGACTAGTCAATTTCAGTATCAGTTTCTTGTGCCTTAGCTATTTGGGGTTGCAAAGACTTCAGAGAAATGTTTTCAGATGCAAACAGAAAACTTTTTTCGCTGCAAGTTACTGAATATATTTATCACAGCTACTTTTAATACTGAGTTTTGTACATGCAAATTCCAACAACCTACATGTTGATAGTATCCCTTTAAGGTGCTTTTTAGTAAAGTTACTTTGGAGTTTTTATTTCAgcaaacaaatgtttttttccatACAAATATCTAGTGCATTTAACAACAACATCTCAGACCTTATCTTTTTCCTGGTACTGTATTTTCTAGTCTATTTTAGCTTCAAGTTTTCTTTTACCAATCTCTTCCCAGGTAATCCGAGATGTGATTGGTGTGCACATGGAAGAACTCAGCAGCCACTGGCAGGAGGAAGGTAAACCAGACAATGCAGAGGTGTGTGAAGGAGGAAAATCTTCCATTTCAGCAAAATCTTCAGGAAGGTATTAACAAGAACCTCACAGCACTCACCAGAATGCTTTCTTTGTGCAGGGACACTGGCAACCGTCAATCCATAGTGACCTATTATTGTattctagtaaaaagaaaaggagtacttgtggcaccttagagactaaccaatttatctgagcataagctttcgtgagctacagctcacttcatcggatgaattttCTAGTAGTATGCAGAAGCCCAAGTTGAGAAATAGATCCATTTTACTGGACAGTACAAATCCATACTAAGATAGTCCTTGCCCTGAGGAGTGTATGGCTTACGTAGACAAGACAAAGGACAGGAGAAAAGAAGTGttgttcccattttgcagatggggaaacgaAGCGACTTTTTTCTAGCGCCACACAggcagtttgtggcagagccaggacatgAACAGaagctctcctgagtcctagtaCAGCGCTGTAACCACAGGTCTCGGCCAGTCACaaagcagctggggagagaaaaACCTGTGCAAATGTGACTTTTAAAACGCAAGAATTGGCGGGGAGATGCGGGACTGGAATAGTACCTTAAACTATTttgaactcctttttaaaaaaattgattagaTGTCaagttgacaatgtccctttaaggtTCTCATAGTTACATGAACTCGGCTGTGTTGCACTGCTAGGATACTTAACAGTAATCCTTCACTTGGGAAtcgaaaaagcaaacaggatagACTTTATTACCTGTGCGACAGGGAAGTGTGTCCATGTCACTGTGCGATGCTTCCCATTTTTATTTCCTGACTTGCGTGGTTGAAATAGTAAACAAATCAGATCTATTTCAGCCTTTGCACCTAAAGTACTGGGGGAAGAAACTGCAGCCTGTCTAACGAGAGAAACCAAAATCAGTGGCTAAAAGTGTCTTGTTTCCAAGCTCTTATTATCACAAacaagagaagaagaaaatgacCCTACCAAACGGAATACTGTTCCTTTTCATTGCCTACCAGAGGCAGACAGATGGAGATGAAAAGTATTCTAATAACTACAGTGTTTATGAAactatttattaaacaaaaccaatGACTCTTTTCTTCAGAAACGAAGAGAGACGGTCAGCATCAGTGGACTCTCGACAGTCTTGTGGAAGCTCTAAGGATGTTGATCGATCTAGACACAGGAGAGATCCCAGCAGAAGTccagacaaacaaaaaagaagTCGAGAAAGAGGCAAAGACAGGGATTccaggagaaaaagagagaggcaaGTGTTACTCTAAGCAATTTGTTTGCCTGTACCAGTCAGTGATGATAGTCACCAGTGAAATGTAATGGTGCGTCAGAGTTTAGTGCAGGAACATAATACTCAATCCAAGTGGAAATGCTGGAGAATtcagggaggcagaatgtaataACCCAGATCAGACAAGCTAAGCTCCTGTCCATGCAGAATTtgctgtgggatttttaaaaaactacaagTCATCCAGATTTCAGGGTTTAATCAGGGGTCCAAAAGGTGGCTCCTCCAGCAGTGACTTTCCCCTCACAATGCAGGAGCATTGGCTCAGATCTGACCCAAAGAGTTACCTAGTGctctctgcttgtgtgttatgGGCTGTATATTATGAATTAACCACACCTTGTATTACTGATAGCTACTTAGTTGTTGTACATGTAGTGAATTTTAATACATACTTCAGAGGAGTTTGCATGGGGATCTGCTAGTTAGATTGGTTGCCAGCTCTACCATTTGCTACACTTATAGGTGTCTGATCCTTTTTTTCTAAATGGAAAGCTTTCCTAAGCTTCAGAACAAAATTGCCCGTAATGAATGACGCTAACACCACTGGAGTCCCATAGAATTCACTTGGATCTGGcactggtgcaagtgctagagccAGCAGATcccaactgaggatctgggtcCAAGTGTGGTTTTAGGAGCTTACTCAAAACACTTTCCTGTcaggctcctgggttctctttgtgACCCTCTATTGGTTTATAACAGAAATGGGAGAAATTATATAGCACAATCCTAGCAAGTGTGTATCAGCTCACAAAAACACAAATGCTTTGACCATATACTTTGGTGCATAAGCTGAAGTAGCTGCTTGTCTCATAAAATGGGCTTTACACAGTTGTTTTTACAAGATACATTGTGGTCTGTCAGAGTGCAGGATTGTGCAATGAGACTTGAATAAAGCTCACTGGAAATGAACCCTCAAAGGGAGGACAGTGACAAGATTTGGAAGGAAGTGCTTAGATTTAAAGATATTTTCGGTCTTGAAAGACTTCAGGCTTCTCTAATGTTCAGACTCTCATAAGTGAAAGTTCAGTCAGCCAAGCAGTTTTGGAGTAATCTGTTAAGTGCTGAGATCCTAACAAGACATTGACTATAATGGCTTGTTTCTATTTCAGGGCTGAAGACAAGTATCACAACCACAaaagaagaaaatagaaaaaggaCTGTAAAGATGTTTGTCAGCTGTGAGTTAAGGAAATAGACTTAAACTGGATCATTCAGAGCTGTGAATATTAGCAGCATGCTGATGGTGATAGCATTATGAATCAAACATTGTACCCACAGCTGGGAGGCTGCCAGTGCTATCCTTCCCTCATCCTGACAGCCTTACCATGATCTCATGTCTCAGAAGGTTTTTATCTCTGCATTAGAAGGTGACGTGTAATTTGTTGTATTGCCTTTGACTGATTGATAAATATAATTTATTACATTGTCGTTTTTCATTCAGCCTAACTTGGTCTGGTGATTGAAGCAAAAGAGGAAGCGATGGGGATTCAAATTTGTGCTGGTTTGCAGTGACTTTGGGAGGATACTCTATAGTCTTATGCATCATTCACCCCATTGGAAACCTGGATAAAGTGTAGTGTGAAGGCGAGCATGTAACAAGGTGGTTAGTGCACTAGCCTCTGAAGACCTGGGCCCTAAGTCACAAGAGAGTGTGTTGACTGCTCTCATTCTAGTCTCCATTCTTGCATACTGCAAAGCTGTCGTGTTCAGTGAAGTAGCAGGTTGGCTGCGAGGTGCATTAACAGTGTTGTTCAGAGGAGGCTAGGTCAGGGCCGACCTATGCTCTGCCTGGCTCAAGTCACTGCTCTTTCACTGTAACTTATGAACATTTCATGCAAAGCAATGTTAAACAGGAGGGAGACCTCACTGAAAAGCAGGTAAGCTGAGGTTCCCtggggaaatttaaaaataaaacctaaattGCTGAGCCATCCATAGCCTGTGGCTCAGGTTCTGACTGTAgaatggggatgatgatgatgattggccccctttgtaaagcattttgaggcaTTCATGTCAAGAGCATTGTATAAGAACCAAGTctgcttttcttctcttttttatacTAGGAGTATTTCCATGAAAACCGCTCTCTTGTTTCTTGTGCCTGCTGTTTATTTTTCTCTGTCACATTCTTCTGTGACATCAAAGCTGCTGCTGATGACACCAACTGACTCCTTTTTACATGTCAAAATAGCTGAAGGTGCCAGAGCGAGAGCCCAAATCCTCTCTCCACAGAACAGGTTTCTACCCCGCCTTGCCAATGTACCGCAGCCCTTCCTGGACGCTAAAAACTGCAGGAGAGAAGGCTGTTCACTATTTCTGTCCATCCAATCCCAGGTACCTCTGCTAAAAATCTAACAAGGCTGCCTACTATGAGGGTGGTTGGGTTGATATGGACACTTGGCATTGGACTGAGACCATCCAGTAATTCAGGTGGTGAACAGCAGTTGGCACATGGGGATGATTTTCACTCTCAACCGCTGTGGGCTGCAATTGAACTGATGCTGATGGGATAAAACCTTTAACCGCAGCATCAATCATGAGAGCCCTTCCACCCAGACATGAATAAATCAGTTCCCATAGTGCACTGGGATCAATAGTAGCTGACATAATACTGTACTAGCAACATATTGTGCTGTTGGCCACGGGCCTTGGTGCATGCATGATTTTAGGACTCCTGTTTCCTAACGAGTGGAGATCATGTTGTTTTGCTCCAGTGTGTATAATCTGTCTGTTGAGAGAGCCGTGAAACATGCAGGCACAGCAGCTCAGGTTAAGGATTGGATCTTGGCCTGGTTTTCATTGCACCGAACAAGACCCCTTCATGTTGCTTTGTATCAGTTCTTTAGTGTGAGCTAATTCCCCATCAGTTTCTTGAGTTTATAACATGGCTGTTTGTGTAAATGCTGCAATTACTTATCTGTCATCCTTCCCATAGTGTCTTCCCATACTTCCCTGTGGTCAGAGCCAGAGGACAGGTCTTTGCCTCCCCACTCCAAATGTGCTGCCAAAGGTTTGGAAAATCTGTGTCTGGCTCATCTGTCAATGGAACAAACTCCCCAGTGAGTGCTGCTCAGTGTGGGCTTTAATCACATTGCAATCTGGGATTGCTTTTCCTCATGTCTTTTCAATGTCTTTCCCGGCAGTCATTAGATGACCAGGTTGAGGCCTGTGGGAAAACTGGCTTGGGACGTTTGcacaccagtgaaagtgagtttGAAAGAACATTGAATAAAACGCAGCCCATTTCATGTTGCGGAtgtccaggagggtgctgtgGACAGCCCTAAATTCCTCACGCTCTTGCTCTGCTCCCCTTCCGAGGACCACAGGCAGGCCTTGGGGATTTGGAGCAGGCTTGAATTTCAGTTGATTCATGCGGGAATGCTGGGACAGAGAGGATCATGGGATTGACCAGCTCCCAGGTGTAGGAACTTTCTGGGAACTTGCCTGTAAAAATGTAGGTATTGTAACTCCTGAGAGACACGGTGTTGTTGTGAGTGTGCAGCTGCCACTCCCTACCCAGGACAACCAGAGCTGTATGGCTAGACCCCACTTTGCAGCCCCATCTCGCCCTCCCAGCACAGTCCCTTGGTGCCTGCAGAGCCGCAGCCCTGGTCAAtggggatttttgtgtgtggaggtTTCCCAGAGAACCTGACCCAACAGCTAAATTGTCAGTGACTGAGTAGCCTCCTGATTCCCTTTCCCTGACTAGCTTGTCCCCACTTGTGTCCTACGCCTGCTCAGAGAACAGCCTTCAAATCCCGCCCGAGGGTACGCTGCCTAGGTGCTGGGAGCGGGCACTGGGGAGACATCCCTTCAGTCTCAATGAGCACCAGAGCCTTTTAAAGCTTGGTTCCAAGATAATCAGTAGGAAGCTAAGGGATATTTGAACACCCTAATAAAAGTTGGCTGAAATTGCCACTCAGTAACTGATGGGTGCAGTGTAACCCAGCAGAGACCTTCACGAGGGACATTCAACTCAGAATTGCTGACTTTGGTAAATGCTAATTCCTGCTTAATGAACAGCTGTTTCGTGTAACAATTTTATCTTAAAATTGTACGCAAACATCAGAATGTACAGCAGACAGTAAACACAGGCACTGTGTGCAAAATCAGGGAGGTTATATAATGACACTGTTTTCAGATTTATCCTAtttgaaataaatacaaattccATTTTCTAAGAAAAAACTGTAGAGACTTTTTATAAAACATGCTGTTAGTATTTTACAAGATAGTAATTCAGAGTGCACAAGGGTTAACACTGTGAAGTTAATCACAgggtaaatattattaaaaacttTTCTTCCTGCAGCATACACTAGCAAAATAATCCAGCTAATAGAAATCTGCCTCGAGAAGAGTAATCTGCAGGTCTCATTGCTAAAGTCAAATATATGGTCTGGTTAGTTCAGGTGAGCAAACTGCTCTGCCCCACAACTGCTCAGGAGAATCCTTGCAGAGCAATCAGTGTTGGGGTTTTATGAATATTTGCAAACTGATACATTTGTATAGCATTGCAGGAAGCTGCACTGCACTGCCCGAGGCAGCTCTGTGTTTGGAGCAACATTAATTCCCACATGGATTTCTGAGAGGACATGCTGAGGACCTGAGAGGAGGTTAATCCCCTGATCCTGTTCAGGTTCTGCTATTCCAGTGCTGCAGAGTTGGGAGGGAAGGCTTGAGGGTTGTGGGGGAGTGTGATGGGGTATCCACCCCCCACAGAACTGGAAAGGGTTAAGATGGCTAGGTAAGACTATGAACTCcacaggctgctgctgggaaaggtCAGCCACTCCCTGGGAAGTGTTAAAATCACCTGCTACAGCTTTGTCTGGCATTTCCCAACtgttgagtgcttgacttggcaacctgaatgtttttaatattgcttctctgcgtgtgtgtgtattatcAAAACGCAGAACTTAGAACTTCAGAAAGATTCTGGATTCTTGGCTGTGCTGTCTGCTTAGTGTTCAACCCTACTAGCTTGGGGAGCCGAgtcttcccttcccccttcaaACTGCAGTAGTCCAATCAACACTGAAGAAACTAACCTTATAAACTGATAGCAAcaagtatttttttattaaaaaagacaCTTCTAGAACACGACAGGTGtggtcacattgcttaatgcactattgtaaggtgctcagatactgtggtgattagcatggtataaaaacctacgTAGAATAAAAGCCACGAAGGAAGAAAGCCGAAGTTTCTCCAGAGTCATACATGAGCTTATGAAGGTTGATACCGTGTGTAACACGGTCATTCATCTTCCACGCATCCCTGTGTGACCTGAGATCATTCTGTGGacatcctgcctcagtttctcttctttCTAGCCCCTTGTTCTTTTTAGCAGGCCATTTCCAGCCCTCCCTGGCTGGAGTTTTGTTCCCCTGGTGTATCAAACTCATCTGTAGGAGCCTCTAACCCTCTGCTACTACTTCCTCAGGTGTCTTCCTTTAAGCCCAATTGGGCAGCAGGTTCAGTCACAGTGGCACTGGAAAGAGCTTCCTTTTAAAGGGGTCAGTCACACCGTGCTTGTCAACATTAGAGCTTAGTCCTGCATATAGCTAAATGTAGTGTAGTGGCCAGATACAGGGCATGTTGCTCCTTGAAGTAAATGAAACAAATGTGCAGCCTTTTCAATACCAGTAATAGTCTCTCATGCTCAATAAGAAGATCCCTTCACCCCCACTGAAGAACAAGGTCTGATTTAGTGATCTAATGGCAGCTACTCAAAAGGTGTTTCAGTCAGATGCCCATGCCTGAGTTGAAATGCCTCTGACGTGCACTCAGGAgcatgaagagagagaaaaagaatatttgtaaatgtttcagaACAGTTCCCAGCTGGGAGCATCGCAGCAATAAGGAACAGACAGTGCCCTCTGGCCTTCAGCCACCAATTACCCTGCCCCTCCTGTTTTATATAAAACTTATCGTTTAGTTCCTTTCCAAGGGGGTTTCTAGGCTTTTGGTTGTAGTTCCAGTGGTTCTGGgttcttccttttttgtttttgtttttatctttaGAGAGAaatttctctcctgtttttgttgtagtgtaactttagcgccctcatggccaagatggagtctgctctgcaggctgctctggccaagagaaggcacgcgcagggaaagtcccttccaCGCATAGGCgtgggaactaggagtgcagagggtgctgcagcgctcccggctgccggccctgcaCGCCCAGGGCTCCCGGCCTCAGCTCGGGCTGGGGAGTGGACAGGGGTAAGCGGGATGGCTTTCAGCACtcccactgtttaaaaatgttccagcaccactgcttccaccccaggggcacctgttccaaaccccccagcGTGAACACACACACGCTGAAAGAGTACAATGAAtacaggaaagggaaatatttatttagcaGGAGactgaaaggagaaaaacaacaggggaaagctggggggagcagtaaaacagggTTACATTCAACAcggcccacaggcccagtggtagcacaatCTGAAAGGGCTGACACAGAGCAATGTGTCttcacacagagttcaggagtcctgggcaaagttccagtccaggggtgagtcttgggtgctcctggtcatctttgGCACCAGTAAagtttccccaacaaacccctctggTGCCCCCTTTTGCCACTccctgcaaagccacacagaacCCTGTGGgacaacctccccacttaactagttAACATCcaatttgtctctctctctctctctgctcccttgcCCCCCaaacaggacttcctcttcctggAACAATCAGCACCCCACCttcaggaaaaagatttaaaggggccatgctttctaaaccccaaaggggttacaGTGGGTGTTTGGGCAGGTCAGGGAGAGAAGTCGccctccctgcccttcctgaCACTAGCTCCAGCCTTTAAACTACTaacactaagggcttggctacacttgcagatgtagagcgctgggacTTAAACCAGTCTTTGGAGacggcagcagggaaagcgctgccgtgtgtttacactgtcagctgcaagcacagTGGCATAACCatattagcagctcttgcagtgCCAcacagagcagtgcattgtggtagctatcccagtgagcaagtggctgcagcatgcttttcaaatgaggggggtggagtgtgacagggagtgggTTGTGTATGtgggggcagagagtgtgtcagcatgctgtcttgtaagttcagacagcggaAGGGGGAAACCCAGACATcagcccccccttctctccccatgccccccgCAACATGCTTGCCTCGGCAGCAGcaacattccacagtaatggtttgctttgtgtcccggagcagaCGAGCaggccggctgtcagaaacagagctttgaaaggggatatccgcatgcctgcagccaagttcaaaacaatgaccagagtggccacttgacttcaggggattatgggacattttcggaggccaatcagagcacagtaatgtaACACGTCATCCACCCTGACACCCGGGCTTTTCAAGCCAGGGCgcagcaagctctatgcttcacttggaggtggattaccaggagcgctccagctgcagagtccaggcgctctacgtgtcttgccagtgtggacacctcaggagttagggcgccagggctgatttaatgcgctctaacttgcaactgtagccaagccctaaagaATCATTCTTCAAGTACCTTCTCCGTGCTTTGTCTTCAGGGCTCTCCGGCTTCTCGGTGGGGTCACTC
The Natator depressus isolate rNatDep1 chromosome 2, rNatDep2.hap1, whole genome shotgun sequence DNA segment above includes these coding regions:
- the SNRNP48 gene encoding U11/U12 small nuclear ribonucleoprotein 48 kDa protein; translated protein: MAAPCAVWFEAQEERAVCPYDANHQMPRASLAKHMVACRLRRLEYSREEQAEMYDSAFYYEKAKIPTITMDKDLQFHIIKQAKALSAKEGGGYSEALGAYSSLPVEVPQNHKRFICDLTQADRLAIYDYVLEETKKQRSRSQATENDSDLFVDLAAKVTQDDGQKGPKSHLEILAEMRDYKRRRQSYRAKNVHITKKSYTEVIRDVIGVHMEELSSHWQEEGKPDNAEVCEGGKSSISAKSSGRNEERRSASVDSRQSCGSSKDVDRSRHRRDPSRSPDKQKRSRERGKDRDSRRKRERAEDKYHNHKRRK